Genomic window (bacterium):
TCAGGCGCAGGGGTGCTTCTTTTTGCCTCCATCTTTTCTAAGCTTAAAGATTTAGGTTGGAGTGAATCCATAGAAATACTTTTCATTTTTACCTCCCTTTTCCTTAGGTTTTACATAACCATCTGAAGAGTTCTATACATCATTCTTTTAAACGATTTAATTACTGTAGAATTAGCTTCGTAAGCTCTACTGGCGGTAATTAAATCAGTCATTTCCATAACAACATTAATATTAGGTAGATGGAGGTAGCCATTTTTATCAGCATCAGGGTGCCCAGGCTGATATTCTAAACGAGGAGGTAAATTTACTTCTTCTACCTTTACCACTCTAACCCCATTTCCTACTTCAAAAGATAGATTACCATTGG
Coding sequences:
- the flgC gene encoding flagellar basal body rod protein FlgC, whose translation is MKMFSAIDTSASGLTAESLRMDVIANNIANVNTTRTPQGGPYKRHHVIFEPRGTQPKFTLPFSTNKTNGNLSFEVGNGVRVVKVEEVNLPPRLEYQPGHPDADKNGYLHLPNINVVMEMTDLITASRAYEANSTVIKSFKRMMYRTLQMVM